A region from the Acidobacteriota bacterium genome encodes:
- a CDS encoding TolC family protein, with product MNAVSIRKVIPAVVVTLLLVAPWAAAGQDARPQPGADPVLEALVAEALARNPDVAAAQAAIKAAHARPGQVGALPDPMVSLILTNDGWAPSLGSMPMTTLGLMASQELPYPGKRQQRMEVAMSEARQGEPQLTRTRLAIEAAVTRAYYGLLLARELAELTKEQRELWRQVEVVTRARYAVGEGAQQDVLRVQVEVTRIEQRAIEQASEAELRLAELNRLLARPIEARIETSAKLALHPMTASLPDMIEQARTSSPDLAAARLAVATERSVLALAKLDFKPDFSVQASYMNRGGLSPMWLAGVGVSWPFNKAKRQSAVAESQLRSERDDRVIESIELQLRLRTQERYTRARTAEKIVDLYDQGIVPQDRMTVEAAIANYQSGRVPFVSVLEAMTSLYADRWTRETLITDHARLLASIKEASLEASPEMAAVGAVTAAQPSGVPGAMGGGMAGRQE from the coding sequence ATGAACGCGGTCTCGATTCGGAAAGTGATTCCGGCGGTAGTGGTGACGCTGCTGCTCGTGGCGCCGTGGGCCGCCGCAGGCCAGGACGCCCGGCCTCAGCCCGGAGCCGATCCGGTCCTGGAGGCGCTAGTCGCCGAGGCGTTGGCGCGCAATCCTGACGTGGCCGCCGCACAGGCGGCTATCAAGGCGGCGCACGCTCGCCCGGGTCAAGTCGGCGCACTGCCCGATCCGATGGTCTCTTTGATCTTGACGAACGACGGCTGGGCACCGAGCCTCGGCAGCATGCCAATGACGACGCTTGGGTTGATGGCGAGTCAGGAGCTGCCCTACCCGGGTAAGCGACAGCAGCGCATGGAGGTGGCGATGAGCGAAGCCCGCCAGGGCGAGCCGCAGCTGACCCGTACGAGGCTCGCGATTGAGGCCGCTGTGACGCGCGCCTACTACGGGCTGCTCCTCGCTCGCGAACTGGCCGAGCTCACGAAGGAACAACGCGAACTGTGGCGGCAGGTGGAGGTGGTCACCAGGGCGCGCTACGCCGTCGGCGAGGGCGCCCAGCAGGACGTGCTGCGCGTCCAGGTCGAAGTGACCCGCATCGAACAGCGCGCAATCGAACAGGCATCCGAAGCGGAATTGCGGCTCGCTGAGCTGAATCGTCTCCTGGCGCGGCCGATCGAGGCACGCATCGAAACGTCAGCCAAGCTCGCACTTCACCCGATGACCGCATCGCTGCCAGACATGATCGAACAGGCCCGCACCTCCAGCCCGGACCTCGCCGCGGCCAGACTCGCCGTGGCCACGGAGCGGTCGGTCCTCGCCCTTGCCAAGCTCGACTTCAAGCCCGACTTCTCCGTTCAAGCCAGCTACATGAACCGGGGGGGCCTGAGTCCGATGTGGCTGGCCGGCGTCGGGGTGAGCTGGCCGTTCAACAAGGCGAAACGCCAAAGCGCCGTTGCCGAATCGCAGCTGCGGTCAGAACGCGACGACCGGGTGATTGAGTCGATTGAACTGCAGTTGCGTTTGCGGACGCAGGAACGATACACGCGAGCCCGGACCGCCGAGAAGATCGTCGACCTCTACGATCAGGGCATTGTCCCGCAGGACCGCATGACGGTCGAGGCCGCGATCGCCAATTACCAGTCCGGCCGCGTGCCGTTTGTGTCGGTGCTCGAGGCGATGACATCCCTCTATGCGGACCGCTGGACACGGGAGACCCTCATCACCGACCACGCACGACTGCTCGCAAGCATCAAGGAAGCCAGCCTCGAGGCGTCACCAGAAATGGCGGCAGTCGGGGCCGTGACCGCGGCCCAGCCATCCGGAGTGCCGGGTGCGATGGGTGGGGGCATGGCAGGGCGCCAGGAGTAA